The proteins below come from a single Rosa rugosa chromosome 2, drRosRugo1.1, whole genome shotgun sequence genomic window:
- the LOC133731574 gene encoding pentatricopeptide repeat-containing protein At5g01110 has product MGTQRPILQVRTLTTFTRHPVFHSQRSHSISSCPSNRYLENGVTLVQSKRTSQEPFLSASLSDSLLVEKLLLGLKQGNLNYLRNYLFRLNPLLVVELVSRCRENLHLGLKFVDLIMLNCPNFKHSSQSLSAMIHILVRARRASDAQALMLRMVRKSGVSRVEIVESLVLTCSSCGSSCFVFDLLIRTYVQARKLREGFEAFKALRSKGVAVSINAANSLLGGLVKVGWVDLAWEVYGEVVSSGVQLNVYTLNIMVNALCKDGKIDRVKLFISDMAEKGVCTDIVTYNTLINAYCREGLVEEAFQLKNSMASKGLRPELFTYNAIINGLCRVGNYARAKEVLYEMLQNGLSPDTTTFNTLLVESCRKDNISEAEGIFCEMSCRGVVPDLVSFSSIIGVLLRNGHCDHALLYFQEMKTAGLVPDNVIYTILIDGYCRNGKMSEALKLRDEMLEQGCVVDVITFNTILNGLCREKMLADAEKLFNEMVERGVFPDFYTFTTLIHGYCKNGNMAKSLSLFEAMTCKNIKPDIVTYNTLIDGFCKVGDMDKAKELWSDMVSRRIFPNYISYGILINGFCSLGLVHEALRLWDQMIEEGIKPTLVTCNTVIKGYSRSGDTEKAYEFLGKMISKGIVPDSITYNTLINGYVKEENLDKAFFSVKEMEKQGLLPDVITYNVILYGFCRQGRLHEAELVLRKMIEKGVNPDRSTYTSLINGHVTQDNLREAFRYHDEMLQRGFVPDDEF; this is encoded by the coding sequence ATGGGCACCCAAAGGCCAATTCTGCAAGTGAGAACCCTCACGACCTTCACAAGACACCCAGTGTTTCACTCTCAGAGATCCCATTCTATATCTTCTTGCCCATCAAACCGCTACTTGGAAAATGGTGTTACACTCGTGCAGTCCAAGCGTACCAGCCAAGAACCCTTTTTATCAGCTTCTCTGTCAGATTCTCTTTTGGTAGAGAAGCTTTTGTTGGGTTTGAAGCAAGGTAATCTCAATTATCTGCGTAACTATCTGTTTCGGTTAAACCCACTTCTTGTTGTTGAACTTGTTTCCCGTTGCCGTGAAAATCTGCATCTGGGTCTGAAATTCGTTGACTTGATTATGTTAAATTGTCCGAATTTCAAGCACTCGTCACAGTCTTTGAGTGCAATGATTCACATTTTGGTCAGGGCCCGAAGGGCTTCGGATGCTCAAGCTTTAATGCTTAGAATGGTTAGGAAGAGTGGCGTCTCCCGTGTTGAAATAGTTGAGTCTTTGGTTTTGACCTGTAGCAGTTGTGGCTCTAGCTGCTTCGTTTTTGACTTGTTGATTAGGACGTATGTGCAAGCTAGGAAGTTGAGAGAAGGGTTTGAGGCGTTTAAGGCACTTAGAAGCAAGGGAGTTGCTGTTTCGATAAATGCTGCTAATAGTCTTCTTGGTGGGCTTGTGAAGGTAGGGTGGGTAGATTTGGCATGGGAAGTGTATGGGGAAGTTGTTAGCAGCGGGGTTCAGTTAAATGTTTATACACTAAACATTATGGTTAATGCCTTGTGTAAAGATGGTAAAATCGATAGGGTTAAATTGTTCATATCGGACATGGCTGAGAAGGGGGTTTGTACAGATATTGTGACATATAATACTCTAATCAATGCCTATTGTCGTGAAGGGCTTGTGGAAGAAGCTTTCCAGTTGAAAAACTCTATGGCTTCTAAGGGTTTGAGACCAGAGCTTTTCACATACAATGCTATCATAAATGGATTATGTAGGGTAGGAAATTATGCGAGGGCAAAGGAAGTTTTGTATGAGATGTTGCAGAATGGATTAAGTCCTGATACTACTACCTTTAATACACTGCTGGTTGAGAGTTGTAGAAAAGATAATATTTCAGAGGCTGAAGGAATTTTTTGTGAAATGTCATGTAGAGGTGTTGTTCCTGATTTAGTCAGCTTCAGTTCAATAATTGGGGTGCTTTTGAGGAATGGACATTGTGATCATGCACTATTATATTTTCAAGAAATGAAAACTGCAGGCTTGGTTCCAGATAATGTGATCTATACTATCCTTATAGACGGATATTGTAGAAATGGCAAAATGTCAGAGGCGTTGAAGTTGCGGGATGAAATGCTTGAGCAAGGCTGCGTGGTGGATGTTATTACCTTCAATACTATTTTAAATGGACTTTGTCGGGAGAAGATGCTTGCTGATGCAGAAAAACTCTTCAATGAGATGGTGGAAAGGGGTGTCTTTCCAGATTTTTATACTTTCACAACACTTATTCATGGTTATTGTAAAAACGGGAATATGGCTAAATCCTTAAGTTTGTTCGAGGCAATGACTTGTAAAAATATCAAGCCTGATATTGTCACGTACAACACATTGATTGATGGATTCTGCAAAGTAGGTGACATGGATAAAGCTAAGGAGCTATGGAGTGACATGGTTTCTAGAAGAATATTCCCTAATTACATTTCATATGGCATTCTTATCAATGGATTCTGTAGCTTGGGACTTGTCCATGAGGCGCTTCGTTTGTGGGACCAGATGATTGAAGAAGGTATCAAACCCACTCTAGTGACTTGTAATACTGTCATAAAGGGCTATAGCCGCTCTGGTGACACAGAAAAGGCATATGAGTTCTTAGGCAAAATGATTTCAAAAGGAATTGTTCCTGATAGTATTACTTACAACACTCTGATTAATGGATATGTAAAAGAAGAAAACCTGGATAAAGCCTTTTTTTCAGTGAAGGAGATGGAAAAGCAAGGACTACTGCCAGATGTGATTACATACAATGTCATTCTATATGGGTTCTGTAGACAGGGTAGACTGCATGAAGCTGAGTTAGTTTTGCGAAAGATGATTGAGAAAGGTGTAAATCCTGATAGATCCACTTATACGTCATTAATAAATGGACATGTGACCCAGGACAATTTGAGAGAGGCATTCCGCTACCATGATGAAATGCTGCAGAGGGGATTTGTACCAGATGATGAATTCTAG